A single window of Leeuwenhoekiella sp. MAR_2009_132 DNA harbors:
- a CDS encoding sugar porter family MFS transporter, with the protein MQNTKFNFKYLLFLALVSAMGGFLFGYDWVVIGGAKPFYELYFSINEMPSLQGWAMSSALVGCIFGAVISGLVADKYGRKIPLILAAALFTLSAFGTGYVDDFTPFIVYRLIGGLGIGLASTLSPMYIAEIAPAKYRGQFVAINQLTIVIGILAAQIANFLIADTIPDGLNDDQMLASWNGQTGWRWMFWAELIPAGLFFILMFLVPKSPRFLAKINEDSAALDVLKRIGGSRYANSELENMKLTLKEGGKQKIKLSELRSKKVLPILTIGIVLAFFQQWCGINIIFNYAEEIFTAAGYSVGDMLFNIIITGSVNLIFTFVAMRTVDSWGRRKLMIFGSIGLALVYALLGGAYYFEFKGLPVLILVIVAIAIYSMSLAPITWVVLSEIFPNRLRGVAMSIATFSLWIASFILTFTFPILNDLLGSYGTFWVYSGICILGYLFIKSKLPETKGKSLEEIEFELTNRTDEK; encoded by the coding sequence ATGCAAAACACAAAATTCAATTTTAAATACTTGCTTTTCCTTGCGCTTGTATCTGCAATGGGGGGATTTCTTTTTGGTTATGATTGGGTAGTTATAGGTGGGGCAAAACCTTTTTATGAGCTCTATTTTAGTATAAATGAAATGCCTTCTTTACAAGGGTGGGCTATGAGTAGCGCACTGGTAGGTTGTATTTTTGGAGCGGTAATTTCAGGATTGGTGGCAGATAAGTATGGTCGTAAAATTCCGCTTATTTTAGCTGCAGCTCTATTTACGCTTTCTGCTTTTGGTACGGGTTATGTTGATGATTTTACACCGTTTATAGTGTACAGACTTATTGGAGGGTTAGGTATTGGTTTAGCCTCTACTTTATCGCCTATGTATATTGCAGAGATAGCACCTGCAAAATACAGAGGGCAGTTTGTAGCCATCAATCAACTAACGATTGTAATAGGTATTCTTGCTGCACAAATAGCAAACTTTCTTATTGCAGATACAATACCTGATGGTCTTAATGATGATCAAATGCTGGCTTCCTGGAACGGGCAAACAGGATGGAGATGGATGTTCTGGGCAGAATTAATCCCAGCAGGTTTATTCTTTATACTTATGTTTTTAGTACCTAAGAGTCCGCGATTCTTAGCTAAAATTAATGAAGACAGTGCTGCCTTAGATGTGCTTAAGCGTATAGGTGGATCACGTTATGCTAACAGCGAATTAGAAAATATGAAGCTTACTCTTAAAGAAGGAGGTAAGCAAAAAATTAAGCTATCTGAGTTACGAAGCAAAAAAGTACTTCCCATTTTAACTATAGGTATTGTATTGGCATTTTTTCAGCAATGGTGCGGTATTAATATCATATTTAACTATGCCGAAGAGATATTTACCGCTGCTGGTTATAGTGTAGGAGATATGCTTTTTAATATCATTATTACAGGAAGCGTAAACCTCATATTTACTTTTGTTGCAATGCGTACGGTTGACAGCTGGGGTCGCAGAAAATTAATGATTTTTGGTTCTATTGGTCTTGCTCTTGTATATGCATTATTAGGAGGAGCGTATTATTTTGAGTTTAAAGGCTTACCGGTTTTAATCTTAGTGATTGTAGCTATCGCTATATATTCTATGTCTCTTGCGCCTATAACCTGGGTAGTGTTATCAGAGATTTTTCCTAATCGATTAAGAGGAGTTGCTATGTCTATTGCTACATTCTCACTATGGATAGCTTCATTTATTCTAACCTTCACCTTTCCTATCTTAAATGATCTTTTAGGTTCTTATGGTACGTTCTGGGTGTATAGTGGTATTTGTATTCTAGGGTATTTGTTTATAAAAAGCAAATTACCCGAAACTAAAGGGAAAAGTCTTGAAGAAATTGAATTTGAACTTACAAATAGAACCGATGAAAAATAA
- a CDS encoding glycoside hydrolase family 30 protein, translated as MRNQKFLYKEAKLLCQIKMVLNCLLLMAFILLFSIPVKAQVLELEVDANKKFQVIDGFGASDAWRCQFVGANWPTAKKQQMADWLFSQELDANGNPKGIGLSLWRFYISAGTTEQGDDSDIKNEWRRGESFIDAAGNYDWSKQAGQQWFLRKAKDAGVEKYLAFSIAAPTFWSFNQKGYAATKNGQMNLKPIFYEAYASFMVEVLKHFEAEGLPFDYLSPINEPQWDWEKPTQEGTPATNNNIAQLTRLLNAGIEEKKLGAKLVLAEAADLRFLYSEHNKPERSEQIKEFYADTSRKIDTYIKDLSNVIPTVSGHSYFTTWPVQDLIQIRQKLNQELIQNNIDYWQSEFCILEDSKDIGGGQNRDLGIATALYVARVIHADLTLANAKSWQWWTAITIADFKDGLIYLDTGNPEDMYNKTALKTDGEFHDSKLLWALGNYSRFIRPGFQRIAASYNNSKSLEDQYQDLMISAYKNPDTGDQVVVLINYADADQQIKINTSDTKFLHAYETSEDKNLEHRTLSSNHVTLAARSITTLTNTNL; from the coding sequence ATGCGAAATCAAAAGTTCCTATACAAAGAAGCAAAGCTACTGTGCCAAATTAAGATGGTGTTGAATTGCTTACTTCTAATGGCCTTTATCTTACTTTTCTCAATACCTGTAAAAGCTCAGGTACTAGAGCTTGAAGTTGACGCTAATAAAAAATTTCAAGTCATTGATGGTTTTGGAGCTTCAGATGCATGGCGCTGTCAGTTTGTAGGAGCAAATTGGCCTACAGCAAAAAAACAGCAAATGGCAGATTGGCTTTTTAGTCAGGAGCTTGATGCTAATGGTAATCCAAAGGGTATAGGATTGTCACTATGGCGCTTCTATATAAGTGCAGGCACTACAGAGCAGGGTGATGATTCAGACATTAAAAACGAATGGCGTCGTGGAGAGTCTTTTATTGATGCAGCAGGAAACTACGATTGGTCCAAGCAAGCAGGGCAACAATGGTTTTTACGCAAAGCGAAAGATGCAGGAGTAGAAAAATATTTGGCATTTTCTATTGCGGCACCTACGTTCTGGTCATTTAATCAGAAAGGCTATGCAGCTACAAAAAACGGCCAAATGAATCTTAAGCCTATTTTTTATGAAGCTTATGCCAGCTTTATGGTTGAGGTTTTGAAACATTTTGAGGCAGAAGGTCTTCCGTTTGATTATTTGAGCCCCATTAATGAACCGCAGTGGGATTGGGAGAAGCCTACACAAGAGGGTACGCCGGCCACAAATAACAATATAGCACAACTTACCCGGTTATTGAATGCAGGTATTGAAGAGAAAAAGTTAGGTGCTAAACTAGTTTTAGCCGAAGCAGCAGATTTACGTTTTCTATACTCAGAACATAATAAACCCGAGAGATCAGAGCAGATTAAAGAGTTTTATGCTGATACTTCTAGAAAAATAGACACATATATAAAAGATTTGAGTAATGTAATACCTACCGTTTCAGGACATAGTTATTTTACCACCTGGCCGGTTCAGGATTTAATACAGATACGGCAAAAGCTTAATCAAGAACTTATACAAAATAACATTGATTACTGGCAAAGTGAGTTTTGTATACTTGAAGATTCAAAAGATATAGGTGGTGGTCAAAATCGTGATTTAGGTATAGCAACAGCATTGTATGTCGCTCGTGTTATTCACGCAGATCTCACTTTAGCTAATGCAAAATCCTGGCAATGGTGGACGGCTATAACAATTGCAGATTTTAAAGATGGGTTAATCTATTTAGATACCGGTAACCCTGAGGATATGTACAATAAAACCGCTCTTAAAACCGACGGTGAATTTCACGATTCAAAATTATTGTGGGCCTTAGGAAATTACTCCAGATTTATTCGTCCGGGTTTTCAGCGGATAGCGGCGAGCTATAATAATTCTAAAAGTCTTGAAGATCAATATCAGGATTTAATGATTTCCGCATATAAGAATCCAGATACCGGTGATCAGGTTGTTGTATTAATTAATTATGCAGACGCAGATCAGCAAATAAAGATTAATACTTCAGATACTAAATTTTTGCACGCTTATGAAACTTCAGAAGACAAAAATCTGGAACATCGTACACTATCGAGTAATCACGTTACACTAGCAGCGAGAAGTATTACAACGCTTACAAATACCAATTTATAA
- a CDS encoding sulfatase, which produces MVKSGMLTVSLILFLGMISCGSKQEKNVIADENPVRPNIVFILADDLGVHDLSVSGSNYYETPNIDRIAKEGTIFTQGYAASQVCSPSRASIMTGQSTARHGVTDWIGAASGTDWKGNNKIMPASYNHKLDANAITLPEAFKENGYITFFAGKWHLGDTPSTPENNGYDINIGGWEVGSPKGGYFSPWVNPKLPNKEAGENLSMRLAKETNQFIEKQDGAPFFAMLSFYAVHGPIQTSEEAWSKYRDKAEEQGIADAGFEMERILPIRTKQDNPVYAGLVEQMDKAVGIVLDKLEELGIADNTIIVFTSDNGGVASGDAFSTSNLPLRGGKGYQWEGGIREPYFIKVPYVKAAPKEIDYPVTGADFYPTLLDLAGLPQKSNQSKDGVSLKPLFAGEKLSERPLFWHYPHYGNQGGEPSSMIRKGDYKLIYYWENNRSELYNLSSDPSEQNDIASANVELTAQLQEELLKYLDEVGANKPIANPKFDAAKAKQLYQDRKNRLLPRLEAERKNMLSKDYEPNATWWDSKVTKD; this is translated from the coding sequence ATGGTAAAGTCTGGTATGTTGACAGTTTCACTAATTCTTTTTTTAGGCATGATTTCGTGTGGCTCAAAACAAGAGAAAAATGTAATTGCAGATGAGAATCCAGTAAGACCTAATATAGTATTTATTCTGGCTGATGATTTAGGTGTACATGACTTAAGTGTTAGCGGAAGTAATTATTATGAGACTCCTAATATAGATCGTATAGCAAAAGAAGGTACCATATTTACTCAAGGATATGCTGCCAGTCAGGTTTGCAGTCCCTCTAGAGCGAGTATAATGACTGGTCAATCTACCGCACGTCATGGGGTTACAGATTGGATTGGAGCTGCATCTGGCACAGACTGGAAAGGCAATAATAAAATTATGCCGGCATCTTATAACCATAAACTAGACGCTAACGCAATCACATTGCCTGAGGCATTTAAAGAAAATGGCTACATCACATTTTTTGCGGGCAAATGGCATCTGGGGGACACACCTTCAACTCCAGAAAACAATGGGTATGACATAAATATAGGTGGCTGGGAAGTAGGAAGTCCTAAGGGTGGTTATTTTTCTCCCTGGGTAAACCCAAAATTACCTAATAAAGAAGCAGGTGAGAATTTATCAATGCGTCTGGCAAAAGAAACTAACCAATTTATTGAGAAGCAAGATGGAGCACCATTTTTTGCGATGTTATCATTCTATGCGGTTCACGGTCCCATACAAACCAGTGAAGAGGCTTGGAGTAAATACAGAGATAAGGCAGAAGAACAAGGTATAGCTGATGCAGGTTTTGAGATGGAGCGCATTTTACCTATTAGAACTAAACAAGATAACCCTGTTTATGCAGGACTTGTTGAGCAAATGGATAAAGCTGTAGGGATTGTTTTAGATAAACTTGAAGAACTAGGGATTGCAGATAATACGATAATTGTTTTTACTTCAGATAATGGAGGTGTAGCTTCAGGAGATGCATTTTCTACTTCTAATTTACCTCTTCGTGGTGGTAAAGGATATCAATGGGAGGGTGGTATTCGTGAGCCCTATTTCATTAAAGTTCCTTATGTAAAAGCGGCACCCAAAGAAATAGACTATCCGGTTACAGGAGCAGATTTCTATCCTACTTTGCTAGATTTAGCAGGACTTCCTCAAAAATCAAATCAATCTAAAGACGGCGTTAGTTTGAAGCCCTTGTTTGCTGGAGAAAAACTTAGTGAGCGTCCTTTATTTTGGCATTATCCGCATTATGGTAATCAGGGAGGAGAACCTTCCTCGATGATAAGAAAAGGTGATTACAAATTAATTTACTACTGGGAAAATAATAGAAGTGAGTTGTACAATCTATCAAGTGACCCATCTGAGCAAAATGATATTGCTAGTGCAAACGTTGAGCTTACTGCTCAACTTCAAGAAGAGCTTTTAAAATATCTGGATGAAGTAGGAGCAAACAAACCAATAGCAAACCCAAAATTTGATGCTGCTAAAGCCAAACAACTTTATCAAGATCGTAAAAATAGATTATTGCCCAGATTAGAAGCTGAGCGTAAAAATATGCTTTCAAAAGATTATGAGCCTAACGCAACCTGGTGGGACAGTAAAGTAACTAAAGACTAG
- a CDS encoding glycoside hydrolase, which produces MIKLASKVFLIVSVSLIIIIMGGCDKDNFTDPNDPKFDAEFQGVSINLESTFQTIDHFGASGGFQDQWVGKWPDAKREAAAKLLFSNQNDAQGNPEGIGLSLWRTVIGDGAADQSNSGFRSNSWFRETECFLSPDGTYDWSKQEGEQWFLAKAREYGVNKFSAWATTPPYFMTKNGYTFSTSDVATFNAPESNYKAYSNFLATVMNHYEEAGLNFVTICAFNESQYEWNAVIGEASQSGTRATNAEVAAVTRIMDEVFTEKGVNAKIMIPEAAQLKYLFEGTTNTENQIEEFWEESSANYIGDLNNLSQHVAGHSYFSNNTTEESLRQRKTLNSKLQSNPQNLDYWQTEYSLLGAAYQQNRDVNTLEDIDYALWLARIIHTDLVYGNATGWSFWTAFNQSQFGDHPNRFNLILYTPNVDGPSNTDGTLRENKLLWALGNYSRFVKPGMVRFAIVDPDYTNDVASIENFMISGFTNPTTKEIVLVLINATEDTRNLALDGYAERFSVVGDTFEMYTTSATANLRKSTTNAEEITIPAKSIVTLRAPLN; this is translated from the coding sequence ATGATTAAACTAGCAAGTAAAGTTTTTCTAATTGTAAGCGTTTCTCTTATAATCATTATAATGGGAGGCTGTGATAAAGACAATTTTACAGATCCTAATGATCCCAAATTTGATGCAGAATTTCAAGGCGTTTCTATAAATCTTGAAAGTACTTTTCAAACAATAGATCATTTTGGAGCCTCAGGAGGTTTTCAAGATCAATGGGTAGGTAAATGGCCCGATGCAAAGCGAGAAGCTGCTGCTAAATTATTATTTAGTAATCAAAATGATGCTCAGGGTAACCCTGAAGGCATAGGCCTTAGCTTATGGAGAACCGTTATTGGTGATGGTGCTGCAGATCAATCTAATAGTGGTTTTCGATCTAATTCCTGGTTTAGAGAGACAGAATGCTTTCTGAGTCCAGATGGTACTTACGATTGGTCAAAGCAAGAAGGAGAGCAATGGTTTTTGGCTAAAGCGCGGGAATATGGAGTTAATAAATTTTCAGCCTGGGCAACCACGCCTCCATATTTTATGACAAAAAACGGCTATACGTTTAGCACTAGTGATGTGGCCACATTTAATGCTCCTGAAAGCAATTATAAAGCCTATTCAAATTTTTTAGCAACCGTTATGAATCACTACGAGGAAGCAGGTTTAAATTTTGTAACTATTTGTGCATTTAATGAATCACAATATGAATGGAATGCTGTGATAGGTGAGGCTTCACAATCAGGTACACGAGCGACTAATGCAGAAGTTGCAGCAGTTACACGTATTATGGATGAAGTATTTACAGAGAAAGGTGTGAATGCTAAAATTATGATACCGGAAGCTGCACAATTAAAATATCTCTTTGAAGGGACTACTAATACCGAAAATCAAATTGAAGAATTTTGGGAGGAATCTAGTGCAAACTATATTGGTGATCTTAATAACCTTTCCCAGCATGTCGCCGGTCACAGTTATTTTAGTAACAACACCACTGAAGAATCACTTCGACAGCGTAAAACACTAAATTCTAAATTACAAAGTAATCCTCAAAATCTTGATTACTGGCAAACAGAGTATAGTTTACTTGGCGCTGCCTATCAGCAAAATAGGGATGTAAATACTTTAGAGGATATAGATTATGCTCTTTGGCTTGCCCGTATTATTCACACTGATTTGGTTTATGGAAATGCGACTGGTTGGAGCTTCTGGACAGCTTTTAATCAATCTCAATTTGGAGATCACCCTAATCGTTTTAATTTAATATTGTATACTCCTAATGTAGATGGACCATCAAATACAGATGGTACGTTACGGGAAAATAAACTATTATGGGCACTAGGTAATTACAGCAGATTTGTAAAACCGGGTATGGTTCGTTTTGCTATTGTAGATCCCGATTACACAAATGATGTAGCCTCAATAGAAAATTTTATGATATCTGGATTTACAAATCCAACAACTAAAGAGATAGTTTTGGTATTGATAAACGCTACAGAGGATACCAGAAATCTGGCTTTAGATGGATATGCAGAAAGGTTTTCAGTTGTAGGTGATACTTTTGAAATGTACACAACCTCCGCAACAGCTAATTTAAGAAAATCAACTACTAATGCAGAAGAGATAACAATACCCGCAAAATCTATTGTTACCTTGCGTGCTCCACTTAATTAA